GCGGCGCGGCAGCCGTACTTGTCGTGACACCCTATTACGTGAAGCCGCCCGCTGCCGGTCTCGTTGAGTACTACGCTAAAGTGGGCGCCAGCGTGGATATTCCGCTGCTGCTTTATCACATCCCCGGCCGCGCGGCGGTCTCCGTCAATGTCGACACGCTCTGCGCGATCAAGGACCGTGTCCCACATTTCGTCGGAATGAAGCACGCCGTGAACGATCTCGCTCTGGTAACCGAGGCGCTGGCGAAGCTCACGCCGGATTTCAGGGTGTTCGTCGGGCTGGAGGAGCTGAGCTTTCCCATGCTCGCGGTCGGCGCAGCCGGCCTCATGAATGCCGTCGGAAACCTGCTGCCGGCGAAAGTCGCGACGCTTTGCGAAACCGTTCGCGCCGGCGATCTCGAAGCGGCGCGACGCATTCATTTCGAACTGTTTGAATTGAATCAAGCGATCTTTTTTGAGACCAATCCCATTCCCTTGAAGTACATGATGAAGAAGCTCGGACTGCTCGAGCTCAACGAGCATCGCCTGCCGATGATCTCGGCTTCAGCGAAGCTCGCGGAGCGGCTCGACCAAGTCCTGCGTCGCGCCGGACTAATCGTCTGATGCGATTCGACGGCTACCAGGCCGTCATACCGCCATCGACGAGCAGATCCGCTCCGGTAATGAACGAAGCCTCATCCGAAGCGAGAAACACTGCTGCGGCCGCAACCTCTTCGGGCCTGCCGAGTCGGCCCAGCATCACCTTGCCGTGCATGAACTTAGTCCAGACGGGATCCTTCAGCAACGGCCGCGTCTGATTGCTCTCAATGACGCCGGGAGAGATGCTGTTCGCCCGGATACCGCGCAGGCGGCCTTCGAGGGCGAGATGTCGAGTCATCGACAGAATGGCGCCCTTGGCGGTGGAATGAGCTAGCCCCGGGAGCACCTCGAAGCCGATCCATCCCGATGCGGAAGCGGTGTTCACAATCGCCCCACCCTCCTTCGCAAGATGCGGCCAGGCGGCCTTGGTCAGCAGGAAGACGAGATTCACTTCCTCGTCCATGTTGCGATACCAGTCTTCGTTGGACATCTGATCGACAGCGCCGAAGTAGGCCATTGCAGCGTTGTTGTAGAGCACATCGATACGGCCGTAAGTCTTA
The DNA window shown above is from Planctomycetia bacterium and carries:
- the dapA gene encoding 4-hydroxy-tetrahydrodipicolinate synthase, whose translation is MSKKLDWLRGSFTPIVTPLRGGKIDYASFERLVEHQIAGGSHGILVNGTTAEPSLLTLSERNELAAVAVNAAGGRMPVIVATGSQSLEETLVLTESAARSGAAAVLVVTPYYVKPPAAGLVEYYAKVGASVDIPLLLYHIPGRAAVSVNVDTLCAIKDRVPHFVGMKHAVNDLALVTEALAKLTPDFRVFVGLEELSFPMLAVGAAGLMNAVGNLLPAKVATLCETVRAGDLEAARRIHFELFELNQAIFFETNPIPLKYMMKKLGLLELNEHRLPMISASAKLAERLDQVLRRAGLIV
- a CDS encoding SDR family NAD(P)-dependent oxidoreductase, with translation MANRLKDKVCIITGSGGSIGLAAARMFTKEGALVVGCDTNPEAGAAAVELVESEGGQMVSLHPCNLTKPAECQRLVDLAIKTYGRIDVLYNNAAMAYFGAVDQMSNEDWYRNMDEEVNLVFLLTKAAWPHLAKEGGAIVNTASASGWIGFEVLPGLAHSTAKGAILSMTRHLALEGRLRGIRANSISPGVIESNQTRPLLKDPVWTKFMHGKVMLGRLGRPEEVAAAAVFLASDEASFITGADLLVDGGMTAW